The Stigmatopora argus isolate UIUO_Sarg chromosome 1, RoL_Sarg_1.0, whole genome shotgun sequence genome segment ATGACGTCTGCCAAGCATAAAAGTTTGACAACAATTCAGAAATATGCAGTGCCCCAAAACAATTGGTCATATTAAAACTTTTTAGACAGAATAATATGGTTCAAATTATCTACTGAAAAAACATCCCTGACCCCCATCTAACGCTTCCAATTGAATtataatttgtttaaaattgcCATGCCGCAACAACAACCCGAAAATGAGTATAGGTACACCACACCAAGTGTTACCAAATACTgattatatacagtatatgcCATCGACATAACGCTCTTTTAGGAGCTTTAAACTAATTTGAATGTATTCCACGGGAGACTTAAAGCTAGAAAATGGAAACCGGGAGCTTGCAAAGAACAGTGACTGGATTGTGTTAGCCTGTGAGCTTTTAGTATTGACTTTGTTACATAAAGGGAAAAAGTGTTTTGCGCAGCTGTCAATTCAGTGCCTGATGTGTTTTACAGCTTAACGTGTTTTGTAAGCATGACAACACTATGTGTATGTACCGGATTGACACATAACCTGCATCAGCATTCACGTGCAAGAAAAAATAGGGCTTTGATTACCTCCTTATTGTATGATGGAGAATTTGTTTTGTGACTCCATGTCTTATAATGTTAGTTCACCCAACGTTACAATAGATGAAGTTAAATGTGTTGCAGCAATCAAGTAGCCTGAGGTAGTGCGATGATGATTGTTGCCAAGTAGcacagtttaattttaaaaatctgcaATTTCTATTTTGTGTATTGcacaaaaaactattttagttgttaaattaaacaatttacataacaaaaagtgtcattttctGTGATTTGTCATATAACTTGTTTACCATTAAAGTGAGTGGCCcggcggattgagtggttagcgcgtcggcctcacagttctgggtgcctgggttcaaatccaggttggttcacctgtgtggagtttgcacacggggctacgtgggttttctccaggtactctggtttcctcccacattccaaaaacatgcatggtaggctgattggacactctaaattgtccctaggtatgagtgtgagtgtaaatggttgtctgtctccttgtgccatgcgatcggttggccactgattcagggtgtcccctgcctctggcctgaagtcagctggtataggctctagcaccccccacgaccttaatgaggataaagcggttcagaaaatgaatgaatcccaTCAGAGTGGAGAGACCTCaatataacctaaaaaaaataagttgagtGCAGGAGTATTTGCGTATATAAAGCAACTGCCTGTGTAGCAGCTCTTTTGCTTCTCTTGGCCCAGTTTTAGATGGGATCCCTCCAatgtctcatctctcatctcatttactgaaccccttttatccttattagtgtcgcagggggtgctggagcctatcccagctgactccgggccaaaggcggggtacatcctgaatcggtggccagccgatcgcaagggaacaaggagacggacaaccatgcacactcatacccatacctaggggcaatttagagtgtataatcagtctaccatgcatgtttttggaatgagggaggaaacccgattacccagacaaaacccacgcggacccggggagaacatgcaaactccacacaggtggaccgacctggatttgaacccaggaccccagagcccactcgcaccaccgggccggcCCCCTCCAACGTCAATTATTCTAATATGCTACAGGAGTGGTGCGATCATCTGATCCCTGTTGACTGACCAGAAACATATATGCTTTATTATATTATCACAAACGTATGAGTAGTCTGTAATGACACAATACAAAATGTTGATATGACCATAATTTTACTTAATTTTACTACACAAAAGCATAGGTGGGAGGATAATTTATATTTAGACAGGTACATATTACACAAACTTTATTTCTGGCTTTCACTGCAGTATTTACTGATAGTTGGTcctgcatttattttttgggaaaagaaaaaagtttcTTACCTGAATTGAGACAACCGTTGGTGCGCAGCCAAATAATCCCGACCATTTGACGACGCCTGTAACTCGTGGGACGGTCAGGGTAGCAATAAAAGATGATTGCCCCATCCAATATGGCCACCATAAAGGCATGTAGCTTGAACGGAGGGCTGCTGCATCTTGCTGGCTGTGAGCAGGCTACCAGGTGATCTATGGGTCCAACTCATGCTTATGGACGAGATCGTGCCACTGACGTCATCCAAACGCGCCGCCTGGACTCGTGCAACTCCCCCATTCTTGTAATCTTCAAATGGTAATTTATTGCCAAGTAAGGTGTTAAAATGCCTATGAAAGGTAGATTCCCGATCAGGAGGACGTTGCAGTATCTCCAGCAAGGCGACATCATCTTGAAGAAGCGTGTGAAGATTATGACGGTTAATTACAACACATTTGGAGCACTCAGCGACGGCGCGAGGTCAAGACGAACGCTGCTACTTTTTGCAAGCGTGACCTTCCTTCTCACATCTCACGttggctttgttgttgttgttttgcagaAAATTTGTCTTCTTCAATATTCCTCAAATTCAATACAAAAACCCGTGGGTCCAAATAATGATGTTCAAAAACATGACGCCGTCGCCCTTCTTGAGATTCTACTTGGGTGGGtcgcgtgttttttttttaatctaataatTTCCTGCgtgaaacaaggcaaagagaCATGACGTCCATATTTTCAGTCAAGAAAGTAAAAACAATCTTTCAGCGATTGGGAAActgctttatttttaatcagtTCTAACCTATCTTTCCTCTAGACGACGGTGAACAGGTTCTGGTGGATGTGGAAGGCAAAGACCGCAAATCCATTTCAGGACACGTAAAGACCATTTTAGGAAAATCCCAGTAAGTACTGGTTGTGCTTCaacaatatttacatttctCTGGAATTACATCAGTACTCGGTATCTGCAGATGCTCAAAATCAGTTGACTCGGGTGCAAAAATGTGATTGGCACATCTCCAACAGCAATGATAGCCTTTTGCTGCTTTAGTGTTTATTTCTTTGGTGGACTTACTGGACAAATAATTGCACTCACACTCAGCATGACAGTTTGGAACAGGTGTCACAACCTGAAATGCAATAAAAGGTTTAtgggagaaaaatatatttctgcaTGCAGCAATCACAATGAACTAAAAAATGCTTAGTTGAAGATTATCAACCACTCATGTACAATGTTGTAATCCATGCACTGCCATTAACTTTGTGTTCACCTGCATACTCTTTTCTTCTTCCCCAGGGCGGTGTTGGAGGAGGAAGAGCGGGCCAAAATGCAGGCTTCGAACCCTGCCAATTTTGGACCCAAAAAGTACTGCTTAAGAGAGTGTATCTGCGAGGTGGACGGCCAGGTGCCCTGTCCGGGGAACGTGCCTCTGCCCAAAGAGATGACGGGCAAATATCGTGCTCAGATGttggcacagaaagagtgaagGACTCAGGAGAAGAGCAGACTTTTTGTATGTAAAAGATATCTGGAGCCTGGGCGCCAGGACCGAACGTGCAGCTGACACATCCTGGTTGCGCTGGAACTTGACCCGTGTAATTTTTCAAGAAGTAAAGCCATTTAGACTACTTGTCTTTCACTTTACTTATAAGTGGAAAACCAGGATTTGGCACTCAAGCATTTTCCAAATAAGGAGTTTCCATTGTAAATTGTcaggataaaaaataataattaaaaaatatataaatacctgatgaaaaacattttacgCTCGTAACAATAAAGATGTACATTACAGACAGGACCTTTGTGTAATTTACAATACTTTAGTATTCAACCTAACAGCaaaaaggaatttccaagtacaaaaacatgcaaaagagCATTAAGTGATCATTTGATCTTTAGATTTGAGCATTAAATATATGCATTGTTGGTGATATCAGCAACACTGATTTATgcagaatattttttaacattatatTATAGTCCTTTCTAAAAAGTTTCCTGTCAAAAATGTGTCCCCACAGACCAATTAACACTGAAATGTGCGTAGTCTCCCAACTTGAACTTGTGCTCAAACATTAACATGTTATATTGTGCAATATACCAAACATTAATGTGTTAGAACGTAGTTGTTCTTTGCAAGGTTAGTAACAAATTGACGTGAGCGTGGACACTTGCTGGCCTTCATGTCCTTGCCTAGTCACATGTCAAAAGCAGAACATAGTCATACATCAAGCGTGACAAGATTAGCAGACTTAGACATATTGGTACATGTCACAATCAGCTTATTGGGCCTTTGGGAGGTCCCCACCACATGGGAAGGGGTAGCCATTACACAGTAATCAGCCGATTCGACATTAGAATTCAGTGGAGGCACACCCGCACATTCAAGTTTTTCTAGTGCTCGATTCATCATGAGTGCTGTTGACGATTTTTTCCGACCTCACGCCTAAAATCTGTGTACCAGTACACCGAGAAAGTAAAACAATTCAGTGCATACGTAGAATGATTTGTTTGCCTCGTTATTCTGTTGTGTACAGTGCATGCAGTTTTGCCTCACTGGTATGTGGTCGAAGTATGGGTGTGAAGAATATACTATTGTGGGAGAGGGTCTGAGTAGAGAGCACTGAATTGTCTTTTagagaggggggaaaagcaTGTACTGGCACTTGACGTCAAAGCTAAATGTCAAGGACAAGGGCTAAATGCTTCAAGCACGCATGGTGGATGAACGAACAGCCAGTCAGTCGGCTAGTGTCTGAGCGTTTGCTCATTTTTCTTGTGCTCGCGTAAGGCCTGCTGTAACTCTCTTAGGTTCTCAGAGAGCAGCTCCACTTCGTCCGTCCGACCACTGAGCTTGGCGTCGAAAATGTACGCCCTGATGTTGTCGATCTGCTGCACCAAAAGCTCTTCCTCGATCAAGTCCACGTTGTCATCATCGTCACAGTCGAAGGGATTGGTGGAGGCGCTGGCTTCCGAGCACTCCGCAAAGGGGTTTTTGCCGCTGCCCGCGCTGTCGTCACGCTCCTCGTTGTCGTCGGTGAAAGGGTTTCTGCCGTCTGCAATGTCACGCTCCTCCTCGAAGGGGTTGTTGGGAACGCGGTCGGTCGCTGCGTCGTCCTCGTCAAAAGGGTTATATTCTCTCTTTTCGCCGGCCGCTTGCCTGCGCTCCCTCTTGATGTCCTcgcaaaagggattggacggaTCATCCTCGGCGGGTGTCGAAGCCTCATCAGATGTAGCGTCGCCGCGTCCGTCAGCGTGAGGGGGTGGGAGCTCCTTGGCAAGGGAGCTTGCGTCGTGATCTAAAGCTACCTTCATACTGGGATCGCCGTGTTGGTTCTCCTCTCTCTCCCAGTCCTCCAGGCGACGCAACTCGTCTCTCCGCTCATCCTCCTCTTCAGCTAGCTTCCGCGAGAGCGTGAGGGCTAGGTCGGTCTGCCGGCGGTCGTATTCGTCCTGCAGCTGAAGCAAGTTCTCCTCCAGCATGGCCGCCTCGTCCGTCCTTTGGGCCTCGCGCGCCTGCCGCAGGAACGAGCGGATGTTTTCGATCTGCTGCAGGAGGGGGTCATCGAGCGCCACCCGCACATGGTCCGAAGAGTCAGCCGAGGGCAACCACCCCCCGGCTTTGGTCATGTTGACAGCTCGGGGGGCGTCCTGCAGCTCGCCGTTAGTGCTGGCGGCTGAACGATTTTTCGTCACAGACTGCTGAGCGGCCTGTCattggagaggaaaaaaaatgaagtcaacATAAAACGATActtgtttggggggggggggtgactgTTAAGAGGCAAACTATGTGGAAATCTTATCATTTGGTAGAAAAATCTTTTTCTAGTGGTACTCGTTTGACAATGCAGGAGGCGGAAGAAAGTACAGAGCAGCTATTTGTTGAAacatcaaaaactgtaataactGCAAATCAAAAGATCAAAGTCAAGCGCCGAAAcaaaacaaccacaaaaaaaggaGCGAAAtgacatgataaaaaaaagacgTGGTCAAAATGATGACTGTGATAAATGAACACTTATATAAAGGTTAGTGGCAAAAATAATAAGCACAAATCAGAAATTGTTCTCAAAATAATTctatgaaaatggaaaaaaatgattaaaaaaaaaaaaagtaatgtggTATCTCACCAATCTCTCTTGTTGGAGTCTCATCTCTTGTTGCCGTTTTCTATTTTCTTTCAGCTCCTCATATTT includes the following:
- the mrps25 gene encoding small ribosomal subunit protein mS25; this encodes MPMKGRFPIRRTLQYLQQGDIILKKRVKIMTVNYNTFGALSDGARKFVFFNIPQIQYKNPWVQIMMFKNMTPSPFLRFYLDDGEQVLVDVEGKDRKSISGHVKTILGKSQAVLEEEERAKMQASNPANFGPKKYCLRECICEVDGQVPCPGNVPLPKEMTGKYRAQMLAQKE